The following are from one region of the Salicibibacter kimchii genome:
- a CDS encoding YuzB family protein, translated as MFPIVEFCVSNLASGTHPVLEALEKDPGLEVVEYGCLGFCTTCAENDYALVDGEVITGADSDDLLANIYAFLEEEGMI; from the coding sequence ATGTTTCCCATTGTCGAGTTCTGTGTCAGTAACTTGGCTAGCGGAACCCATCCTGTGCTGGAAGCATTAGAAAAAGATCCGGGCCTGGAAGTCGTCGAATACGGATGTCTCGGGTTTTGCACCACGTGTGCTGAAAATGACTACGCACTTGTGGACGGTGAAGTGATTACCGGCGCAGATAGTGATGATCTGCTCGCCAATATTTATGCTTTTCTTGAAGAAGAAGGTATGATATAG
- the thrB gene encoding homoserine kinase translates to MGEKRMTIHVPASSANLGPGFDSIGLAVDRYLTLDVYDASNWTFTTSSPQLEGIPSGKGNMVYKVARAMAATRKKALPPCHVHMTSDIPLARGLGSSAAAIIAAIELADRLLNMDLTKEEKLRFASVLEGHPDNVGACLYGGLTIGMHTDTKTRIVNRSIPDVDLVLMVPGDELLTSEAREVLPETLEYRDAVQAGACGNVLVAALLTGNWPLVGEMMGDDRYHHPYRGSLIPGLSEALQDVSNYGVYGAALSGAGPTVLCLAPLGRGKEIAAAIQEKYAQYHVETAHPAISGVEVYDPSEKSVASL, encoded by the coding sequence GTGGGTGAAAAGCGGATGACGATCCATGTGCCGGCTAGTTCCGCAAACCTGGGCCCGGGGTTTGATTCGATTGGTTTGGCAGTTGATCGTTACTTGACGTTAGATGTTTATGACGCGAGCAATTGGACGTTTACAACTTCGTCCCCTCAGCTTGAAGGGATCCCGTCAGGGAAAGGGAACATGGTTTACAAAGTCGCGCGCGCAATGGCCGCAACAAGAAAAAAGGCACTCCCTCCGTGCCACGTGCATATGACGTCAGATATCCCTTTGGCACGCGGACTTGGAAGCAGTGCCGCGGCCATCATCGCGGCGATTGAACTTGCTGATCGTCTGTTGAATATGGATTTAACAAAAGAAGAAAAGTTACGTTTTGCAAGTGTTTTGGAAGGACATCCGGACAATGTGGGCGCTTGTTTGTACGGCGGTTTGACCATTGGCATGCATACGGATACCAAGACACGAATCGTTAACCGATCGATTCCGGATGTGGATCTTGTTTTAATGGTCCCCGGCGATGAGTTACTCACCTCGGAAGCAAGGGAAGTGTTGCCGGAAACGTTGGAGTATCGGGACGCGGTGCAAGCGGGGGCGTGTGGAAATGTGCTGGTGGCGGCCTTGTTAACCGGAAACTGGCCCCTCGTCGGGGAAATGATGGGCGATGACCGTTATCATCATCCTTATCGGGGATCGTTAATTCCCGGCCTTTCTGAAGCCCTTCAAGATGTTAGCAATTATGGTGTTTACGGAGCTGCATTAAGTGGAGCAGGGCCAACAGTATTGTGTCTGGCTCCCTTGGGGCGGGGAAAGGAAATTGCGGCCGCGATACAGGAGAAGTATGCCCAGTATCATGTTGAAACAGCCCATCCCGCGATCAGTGGCGTTGAGGTCTATGATCCTTCTGAAAAATCCGTCGCTTCGCTTTGA
- a CDS encoding phosphatidylglycerophosphatase A — translation MISKEIAVQTLEERGVTVNDIAELVYELQAPYIDDLTKDTCAANIMAVLGKREVQNALLTGIELDRLAEEKKLSSPLQEAIAADEGLYGIDEIIALAIVNVYGSIGLTNFGYVDKIKPGIIAELNNHEQTKCHTFLDDIVGAMAAAASSRLAHSSKGVEG, via the coding sequence ATGATATCAAAAGAAATAGCTGTCCAAACCCTAGAGGAGAGAGGCGTCACCGTTAACGATATCGCCGAACTCGTCTATGAATTGCAAGCCCCTTATATCGATGACTTAACGAAAGACACGTGCGCGGCTAACATCATGGCCGTACTTGGCAAGCGCGAGGTACAAAACGCTTTATTAACCGGAATCGAACTCGACCGTCTTGCCGAAGAAAAAAAATTAAGTTCCCCGCTGCAAGAAGCGATAGCTGCCGATGAAGGGTTATATGGTATCGACGAAATTATTGCCTTGGCAATCGTAAACGTATACGGGTCGATCGGGCTCACAAATTTCGGTTATGTGGATAAAATTAAACCGGGAATTATTGCCGAACTTAACAACCATGAACAAACAAAGTGCCACACCTTTCTCGATGATATCGTGGGGGCAATGGCTGCAGCTGCATCCAGCCGTCTTGCCCACTCCAGCAAAGGCGTTGAAGGGTAG
- a CDS encoding NAD(P)/FAD-dependent oxidoreductase has translation MRKLVILGGGYGGMKVMQQLNAKDLPDDYEIVLVDKLPYHCLKTEYYALAAGTESDHEIRVPFPNHVRHHFGTVQSIELSEKKITLSTETDNEILEYDKLVIGLGGTDKYHGVPGAKEHTFSIQSMENTRRTYEAISNLPPHSSVSVVGAGLSGVELAAELRESRHDLNIRLFDRGETILPMFPRRLSSYVTSWFQKHDVQIVSNSNITRVSADALYNHEERVKADAVIWTAGVQPSNVTRALDVEVDDKKRTILTKHHHIPGFPDVFVVGDCASLPHAPSAQLAEKQGEQIVDILKLQWKGEKLPDSMPELKLKGTLGSLGKKKGFGTMMGEKAAVTGRVARLLKSGVLWMYKYHSGV, from the coding sequence ATGCGAAAACTTGTAATATTGGGCGGCGGCTATGGCGGCATGAAAGTGATGCAACAATTGAACGCCAAAGACTTGCCCGACGATTATGAAATCGTTCTTGTAGATAAACTGCCCTATCACTGCCTTAAAACCGAATACTATGCATTGGCTGCAGGTACGGAATCGGATCATGAAATTCGTGTACCTTTTCCAAACCATGTTCGCCACCACTTCGGCACCGTACAAAGCATTGAGCTCTCTGAGAAAAAAATAACATTAAGCACAGAAACTGATAATGAAATCTTGGAATATGACAAACTCGTGATCGGACTTGGAGGGACGGACAAGTATCACGGTGTCCCGGGCGCGAAAGAACATACATTCAGCATCCAAAGCATGGAAAATACTCGACGTACATATGAAGCCATTAGCAACCTCCCACCTCATTCCAGTGTTTCCGTTGTTGGCGCTGGGCTGTCGGGGGTGGAATTAGCCGCAGAATTACGGGAAAGCCGACATGATCTTAACATCCGACTTTTCGACCGTGGCGAAACCATTTTACCGATGTTCCCAAGACGACTGAGTTCATATGTAACCTCCTGGTTTCAAAAACATGACGTGCAGATCGTTAGCAATTCCAACATTACACGCGTGTCTGCCGATGCGCTCTATAACCATGAAGAACGGGTCAAAGCCGACGCAGTAATTTGGACTGCAGGTGTACAACCTTCTAACGTTACCCGTGCATTGGACGTTGAAGTGGACGATAAAAAACGCACCATCCTTACTAAACATCATCACATTCCAGGCTTTCCTGATGTTTTTGTCGTCGGAGACTGCGCCAGTCTCCCTCACGCCCCAAGCGCACAACTTGCGGAAAAACAGGGCGAACAAATTGTGGATATCCTGAAATTGCAATGGAAAGGGGAAAAGCTTCCGGACTCCATGCCTGAATTAAAATTAAAAGGCACGCTTGGTTCCCTCGGAAAGAAAAAAGGGTTCGGTACGATGATGGGAGAAAAAGCTGCCGTCACCGGCCGTGTCGCCCGGCTCTTAAAAAGCGGTGTCTTATGGATGTATAAATACCATTCCGGCGTTTAA
- a CDS encoding acyl-CoA dehydrogenase family protein yields MDFSLTEEQQMVQKTVRQFVDDEIIPNIAEWDANGHFEHSILDKMAELGLMGICIPEKYGGSGMDYNTLAIVCEELERGDTTFRTAASVHTGLNSMTILQWGSEEQKQKYLTPLASGEKIGAFGLTEPNAGSDVAAMNSTATKEGDYYILNGSKTWISLCDVADYFLVFAYTGEKEGKHNSISAFIVEREWEGFSSKAIKGKLGIRAGNTGEIFFDDVKVPKENLLGEEGEGFKIAMSALDNGRFTVAAGACGLIMASLEASVAYAHERKTFGKEIGKHQLVQQMIANMEAGLQMSRLLVFKAGELKNKGVRNTRETSLAKWQACNFANEAANDAVQVHGAYGYSNEYPVERYLRNSKAPVIYEGTREIHTVMQARYALGETEDKPLRKMLPAWPFEE; encoded by the coding sequence ATGGATTTTTCATTAACGGAAGAACAGCAAATGGTACAGAAAACGGTCCGCCAATTTGTCGATGACGAGATTATACCAAATATTGCCGAGTGGGATGCCAATGGCCATTTTGAACATAGCATATTGGATAAGATGGCAGAACTCGGTTTGATGGGCATTTGTATTCCGGAAAAATACGGCGGAAGCGGCATGGATTATAATACGCTGGCCATCGTTTGTGAAGAATTGGAGCGGGGAGACACAACCTTTCGGACAGCAGCGTCCGTCCACACCGGTTTGAACAGTATGACGATTTTGCAATGGGGGTCGGAGGAGCAAAAACAAAAATATTTGACTCCCCTTGCATCCGGCGAAAAAATCGGTGCATTCGGCCTCACGGAACCGAACGCGGGCTCGGATGTGGCTGCCATGAACAGTACTGCCACAAAAGAAGGCGATTATTATATCCTGAACGGCTCCAAAACGTGGATTTCGCTATGTGATGTTGCCGATTATTTCCTCGTGTTCGCATATACCGGAGAAAAAGAAGGAAAACACAACAGCATTTCCGCCTTTATCGTGGAACGGGAGTGGGAAGGATTTAGTTCGAAAGCGATCAAAGGGAAGTTGGGCATTCGCGCCGGAAATACCGGAGAAATTTTCTTTGATGACGTGAAGGTCCCAAAGGAAAATTTACTTGGGGAAGAGGGCGAAGGGTTTAAGATTGCCATGTCCGCCTTGGATAACGGCCGTTTCACCGTAGCTGCAGGGGCGTGCGGATTGATCATGGCAAGCCTGGAAGCGTCCGTCGCGTATGCTCACGAGCGAAAAACGTTTGGAAAAGAAATCGGCAAACACCAGCTTGTTCAGCAAATGATTGCCAATATGGAAGCAGGTTTGCAAATGAGCCGGTTGCTCGTTTTCAAGGCCGGTGAGCTTAAAAACAAAGGCGTCCGTAACACACGGGAAACATCGCTAGCGAAATGGCAAGCCTGCAATTTTGCTAATGAAGCAGCCAATGACGCGGTGCAAGTCCATGGGGCGTATGGGTACTCCAATGAGTATCCGGTCGAGCGTTACTTGCGAAATTCCAAAGCCCCGGTGATCTATGAAGGGACAAGAGAAATTCATACCGTAATGCAGGCCCGTTATGCCCTTGGGGAGACAGAAGATAAGCCGTTAAGGAAAATGCTGCCCGCGTGGCCGTTCGAAGAATAG
- a CDS encoding CaiB/BaiF CoA transferase family protein: MENALKGIKVLDLSRVLAGPLGTMLLADMGADVLRVEQPGGSDDIRHWYPFVGEESTYYMAANRNKRSMTLHLKAEKGREIFETLVKTADIVVENFKTGTLDRLGLGYERLKTIKPDIILCSITGYGQTGPMHQYPGYDPVIQAVSGLMDVTGQKDGDPTRVGIPVTDIMTSHYVAISLLGALRVRDQEQKAQHVDLSLLDVQVSSLANVSSSYLLKNHIAHRMGNAHGNITPYETFQCANDPIMIAAGNDRMFAAVAKVMGHPEWAEDERFQTNRDRIEHRDELRALLEEVFVEKTAAEWEEKLTEHGVPCGAVNNIEQVFDHPQVQHREMVQRGEHETLGEVEFVRNPIRANGEALSIEQAPPVLGADTEDVLTGDIGLDEESLQVLKKEGII; encoded by the coding sequence ATGGAAAATGCATTAAAAGGGATAAAAGTACTGGATCTTTCGCGTGTGCTTGCTGGACCATTGGGAACGATGCTGCTTGCCGATATGGGCGCAGACGTTTTGCGAGTAGAGCAACCCGGCGGAAGTGATGATATTCGGCACTGGTATCCGTTTGTTGGCGAAGAAAGCACGTACTACATGGCGGCTAATCGGAATAAACGCTCGATGACGCTACATTTAAAAGCAGAAAAAGGCCGAGAAATTTTTGAAACGCTCGTCAAAACCGCTGATATTGTCGTTGAGAATTTTAAAACCGGAACGCTAGACCGTCTTGGACTTGGTTATGAACGGTTGAAAACGATTAAGCCGGACATCATTCTTTGCTCGATCACCGGATACGGCCAAACCGGCCCTATGCATCAATACCCGGGCTATGACCCCGTGATTCAGGCGGTCAGCGGATTAATGGATGTCACGGGGCAGAAAGACGGAGACCCGACACGAGTAGGGATTCCCGTCACTGATATTATGACATCCCACTATGTGGCGATCAGTCTATTGGGTGCATTACGGGTTCGTGACCAGGAGCAAAAAGCACAACATGTTGACCTTTCTCTTTTAGATGTGCAAGTCAGTTCTCTTGCGAATGTTTCCAGCAGTTACCTTTTAAAAAATCACATCGCCCATCGAATGGGCAATGCCCACGGAAATATAACGCCGTATGAAACATTCCAGTGCGCGAATGATCCGATCATGATCGCGGCCGGAAATGACCGGATGTTCGCGGCGGTGGCAAAGGTAATGGGGCACCCGGAGTGGGCGGAGGACGAGCGTTTTCAGACGAACCGTGACCGCATCGAACATCGTGATGAACTCCGCGCGTTGCTCGAAGAAGTATTTGTAGAGAAAACAGCCGCGGAATGGGAGGAAAAGCTAACCGAACACGGTGTTCCATGTGGTGCCGTAAATAACATTGAGCAAGTATTCGACCATCCTCAAGTCCAACACCGGGAAATGGTCCAAAGGGGAGAACATGAAACGCTGGGAGAAGTGGAGTTCGTGCGCAATCCCATACGGGCAAACGGGGAAGCCCTGTCCATCGAACAAGCGCCTCCGGTCCTGGGAGCAGATACGGAAGATGTTTTAACAGGAGATATTGGATTGGATGAAGAAAGTTTACAGGTGCTTAAAAAAGAAGGTATTATCTAA
- a CDS encoding DUF1462 family protein gives MSIIITVYGAEKKCASCVNLPSAWETKEWLEALLTRKYVNQPLAFEYVDMEYPKAGHEAFAQHMLEEDRIYPLVTINGDVVAEGNPKVKDIYTKIDHLVK, from the coding sequence ATGTCAATAATCATCACCGTTTACGGCGCTGAGAAAAAATGTGCCAGTTGCGTAAATTTACCGTCGGCATGGGAGACAAAAGAGTGGTTGGAAGCACTGCTAACCAGGAAATATGTAAACCAACCGTTGGCGTTTGAATATGTCGACATGGAGTATCCGAAAGCAGGGCATGAGGCATTTGCCCAGCATATGCTGGAAGAAGATCGGATCTACCCTCTTGTTACAATTAATGGAGACGTTGTTGCCGAAGGGAATCCGAAAGTGAAGGATATTTATACAAAAATTGATCATTTAGTTAAATAA
- the thrC gene encoding threonine synthase, which translates to MSPNKGILHSYKHYLPVTSATPLLSLHEGDTPLIHLPTLSEEWGVNLYVKTEGVNPTGSFKDRGMVMAVAKAKEAGSKAIICASTGNTSAAAAAYGTRAGLRTIVVIPEGKVAIGKLAQASMYGAEVFEIEGNFDQALDMVRDVSEKEDVTLVNSVNPYRVEGQKTGAFEICDALGKAPDVLCIPVGNAGNITSYGKGFKEYDAANGTGQPQLFGFEAEGAAAIVQNNAVQDPETLATAIRIGNPASWSVALETVKQAGGGFDAVKDEEIVAVYRGLAQTEGVFAEPASCASLAGLKKKIVSGEIKKGSTVACVLTGNGLKDPATALDTNDIDPIRIPNETKTFLSHLHQKEGVGSRG; encoded by the coding sequence ATGTCCCCGAACAAAGGGATCTTGCACTCGTATAAACATTATTTGCCGGTGACATCGGCGACGCCTTTGCTTAGCCTGCACGAGGGAGATACGCCTCTGATCCATTTACCGACATTGTCGGAAGAATGGGGAGTAAATTTATATGTAAAAACCGAAGGCGTAAATCCAACCGGGTCTTTTAAAGACCGAGGGATGGTAATGGCGGTCGCGAAAGCAAAAGAAGCGGGGAGCAAAGCTATCATTTGCGCATCGACAGGCAATACATCTGCAGCGGCAGCGGCCTATGGAACGCGCGCGGGGTTACGCACGATTGTCGTCATTCCGGAAGGAAAAGTAGCGATCGGGAAATTGGCCCAGGCAAGCATGTACGGAGCGGAAGTATTTGAAATCGAAGGGAATTTTGATCAGGCGCTGGACATGGTTCGCGATGTAAGCGAAAAAGAAGATGTGACGCTCGTCAATTCCGTAAACCCTTACCGGGTAGAAGGACAGAAAACAGGAGCGTTTGAGATTTGTGATGCACTTGGCAAAGCGCCGGATGTGCTTTGTATCCCGGTCGGGAATGCAGGAAATATCACTTCTTACGGAAAGGGATTTAAAGAATACGATGCGGCCAATGGCACAGGTCAGCCGCAGTTGTTCGGTTTTGAAGCAGAAGGAGCAGCCGCGATTGTCCAAAATAACGCGGTTCAGGACCCCGAGACATTGGCGACGGCGATCCGGATCGGCAACCCTGCCAGTTGGTCAGTCGCGCTTGAAACCGTGAAGCAAGCGGGGGGTGGATTTGATGCCGTTAAGGACGAGGAAATCGTTGCTGTTTATCGCGGTCTCGCTCAAACGGAAGGTGTTTTCGCAGAGCCTGCCTCCTGTGCTTCGCTCGCGGGCTTAAAAAAGAAAATCGTATCCGGAGAGATTAAAAAAGGAAGTACGGTCGCTTGTGTACTGACGGGCAACGGCCTGAAAGACCCGGCGACAGCACTTGATACGAACGATATCGATCCGATTCGAATTCCAAACGAGACCAAAACGTTCCTTTCCCATTTGCACCAGAAGGAGGGGGTGGGCTCCCGTGGGTGA
- a CDS encoding homoserine dehydrogenase: protein MKNNIEIGLLGLGTVGNGIIHILNHHKKELMAKTGAADITVRKVLVRDLEKQRDGNVTKEMVTTKAEEVLDDPNIDLVIEVMGGIEEAKQYIEKALRNEKHVVSANKDLIALHGDELLALAEENNAEFLYEASVAGGIPILRSLTEGLASDRITKMIGIVNGTTNYMLTKMTKEELSYDEALQQAKDLGFAESDPTADLEGLDAARKMVILARLGFSASVQLDEVYLKGMTEVTAEDIDFGQQLGYTLKLIGLASRSDEGIEVSVEPVFIPEDHPLASVNDEYNAVYVYGEAVGETMFYGPGAGSLPTATAVVSDVMGVIRQIRLGTAATQVNAADKEDTVLKKEEDIRAKYFIRLHVHDVAGAFKTLTSVFTSNKVSFEKLIQLPMDSEELAEVVMVTHETNRTTFEQITNDLADLDVVEKVKSRYRVEGGEADVPEQRDLALV from the coding sequence ATGAAAAACAACATCGAAATCGGGTTATTGGGGCTCGGAACGGTGGGAAACGGAATTATTCATATTCTAAACCATCATAAAAAAGAATTGATGGCGAAGACGGGCGCCGCGGACATAACCGTTCGCAAGGTGCTCGTTCGTGATTTGGAAAAACAACGCGATGGGAACGTCACCAAAGAAATGGTGACAACGAAGGCGGAAGAAGTGCTGGACGATCCGAACATCGATCTCGTCATTGAAGTGATGGGCGGAATCGAGGAAGCAAAACAATACATTGAAAAAGCGTTAAGAAATGAAAAGCATGTCGTGAGCGCGAATAAAGATTTGATTGCTTTGCATGGAGATGAACTCTTGGCTCTTGCCGAAGAGAATAACGCGGAATTTCTCTACGAAGCAAGTGTTGCCGGAGGTATCCCGATTTTACGGTCGCTTACCGAAGGGTTGGCCTCCGATCGAATTACAAAAATGATCGGGATTGTAAACGGCACGACCAATTATATGCTCACGAAGATGACAAAAGAAGAGCTTAGCTACGATGAAGCGTTACAACAGGCGAAAGATTTAGGGTTTGCCGAAAGTGATCCTACCGCTGATTTGGAAGGGTTGGACGCGGCTCGTAAAATGGTTATTTTAGCGCGACTTGGGTTTTCGGCTTCCGTGCAATTGGATGAAGTTTACCTTAAAGGGATGACTGAGGTGACGGCAGAAGATATCGATTTCGGTCAACAATTGGGCTATACGCTAAAACTGATCGGTCTTGCCTCCAGAAGCGATGAAGGGATCGAGGTGTCTGTAGAGCCTGTGTTTATCCCTGAAGATCATCCGCTTGCTTCCGTCAACGATGAATATAACGCGGTTTATGTTTATGGGGAAGCAGTCGGCGAAACGATGTTCTACGGCCCGGGTGCAGGTTCGCTCCCGACCGCTACAGCAGTGGTCTCTGATGTAATGGGTGTGATCCGCCAAATCCGCTTGGGGACAGCTGCCACACAGGTGAATGCTGCAGACAAAGAAGACACCGTTTTAAAGAAAGAAGAAGACATTCGTGCAAAATATTTCATTCGTCTTCATGTGCATGATGTAGCGGGAGCGTTTAAAACCCTCACATCTGTTTTTACGTCAAACAAAGTAAGTTTTGAAAAGCTTATTCAGTTGCCCATGGACTCTGAAGAATTGGCGGAAGTCGTCATGGTTACCCACGAAACGAATCGTACGACTTTTGAACAAATCACGAACGATTTAGCTGATCTGGATGTCGTAGAGAAGGTAAAAAGTCGTTATCGCGTCGAAGGAGGAGAAGCCGATGTCCCCGAACAAAGGGATCTTGCACTCGTATAA
- a CDS encoding NifU family protein, whose amino-acid sequence MTEAVEDITGQVREVLEKLRPFLLRDGGDVELVEVEDGIVKLRLMGACGTCPSSTITLKAGIERALTEEVPGVTEIEQVF is encoded by the coding sequence ATGACAGAGGCAGTAGAAGACATCACCGGACAAGTACGGGAAGTACTCGAAAAACTTCGCCCATTCCTTCTTCGGGACGGTGGCGACGTCGAATTGGTCGAAGTGGAAGACGGCATTGTGAAGCTACGTTTAATGGGCGCATGTGGCACCTGCCCATCCTCAACGATCACATTAAAAGCCGGTATTGAGCGGGCACTCACAGAAGAGGTGCCCGGCGTCACGGAAATCGAACAGGTATTTTAG
- the yutH gene encoding spore coat putative kinase YutH, whose protein sequence is MLEKNVYDQYGLYCDEKYQFGQYEGFRSGSQYYVLMPSLRRHDHLWVQLEWAKRLKARGVPQITDLVPDMGGNAVTRVDGVQQLLFQLPEEEDRSGLSEGETLAMMHEFGKGWVPEVNDLHLYGRWLSFWERRIEQLEAFHRTIDQRLQKTAFDQQFLYTFPYYLGRAETAMQWLVEEGMEQTLSPSMGTINHTRFKPGAWMVADENRTQVKLPLSFVYDHPARDVGECLRYCYEQDDLSLASDFLEAYTRGQPLQPPMWALVGARLLFPLTYVELMEEHYLNEGTKEVRADVDEEKFEQVLEHEESYMKHTAQCLLDALPEASKGQWFTRDRAFAFIQ, encoded by the coding sequence ATGTTGGAAAAGAATGTTTACGACCAGTATGGACTTTATTGTGACGAAAAGTATCAATTTGGTCAATACGAAGGTTTTCGGTCAGGCAGTCAATATTACGTCCTAATGCCTTCGTTGCGCCGGCATGATCACTTATGGGTGCAATTGGAATGGGCGAAACGGTTGAAAGCCAGGGGGGTCCCCCAGATTACCGACCTTGTTCCCGATATGGGCGGCAACGCAGTGACCCGTGTCGATGGAGTGCAGCAGCTTCTTTTTCAGCTCCCGGAGGAAGAGGATCGGTCAGGCTTGTCCGAAGGAGAGACGTTGGCAATGATGCATGAATTCGGTAAAGGCTGGGTTCCCGAGGTGAATGATCTCCACTTATATGGTCGATGGCTTTCCTTTTGGGAAAGAAGAATCGAACAGTTGGAGGCTTTTCATCGAACCATTGATCAACGATTGCAAAAAACAGCCTTTGACCAACAATTTTTATATACGTTTCCATATTATCTCGGGCGAGCGGAGACAGCAATGCAATGGCTTGTGGAAGAGGGAATGGAGCAAACGTTGTCCCCCTCCATGGGCACAATTAACCATACGCGTTTCAAGCCGGGGGCATGGATGGTTGCAGATGAAAACCGCACGCAGGTGAAACTCCCCCTGTCGTTCGTTTATGACCATCCTGCCCGAGATGTAGGGGAGTGCCTTCGCTATTGTTATGAACAAGATGATTTGTCTCTCGCGTCCGATTTTCTTGAAGCGTATACGCGTGGCCAACCGCTTCAACCCCCAATGTGGGCGCTCGTTGGAGCAAGGCTTTTATTCCCGCTAACCTATGTGGAGCTAATGGAAGAGCACTACCTGAATGAAGGAACAAAAGAAGTCCGTGCGGACGTGGACGAGGAAAAATTTGAACAGGTACTGGAACATGAAGAAAGCTACATGAAGCATACGGCGCAATGTTTGCTCGATGCACTCCCGGAAGCATCGAAAGGCCAATGGTTTACGAGAGATCGTGCATTTGCGTTCATTCAATAG
- the dapF gene encoding diaminopimelate epimerase: MQGLGNSYIYVDGFKENIPNEESLPNLATEVANLHTGIGSDGLILILPSNLADVRMRVFNSDGSEAKNCGNGLRCVSKYVFEHQYVEHKHFSIETLGGIVESLVHLDEDGAASEVTVDMGVPRLKRKDVPMHGEGDELEEHVIDATEHIDGVDYTFTAVSMGNPHAVFFVDSVGEASVETVGPLVEQAALFPEGTNVEFISIKNGTEIDFAVWERGSGMTQACGTGACAAVIAAVLNKKVKKDEAIVVHLSGGDLTIRWSSKDDHVWMKGPAVTVCTGTYMIDG; this comes from the coding sequence ATGCAAGGGCTTGGAAATAGCTATATTTATGTAGATGGCTTTAAAGAAAACATTCCGAATGAGGAAAGCTTACCCAACCTTGCAACTGAAGTTGCCAATCTCCACACAGGTATTGGCTCGGATGGCCTGATTCTCATTCTTCCTTCGAACCTCGCGGATGTACGAATGCGCGTGTTTAACAGTGATGGATCGGAAGCAAAAAATTGCGGAAATGGTTTGCGCTGTGTCTCCAAATACGTTTTTGAGCATCAATACGTCGAGCATAAGCATTTTTCCATCGAAACGCTCGGAGGGATTGTTGAATCTCTGGTACATCTTGATGAAGATGGGGCAGCCTCTGAAGTTACGGTCGATATGGGAGTCCCTCGTCTTAAACGAAAGGATGTGCCGATGCACGGCGAGGGCGATGAACTCGAGGAGCACGTCATCGACGCGACGGAACACATCGATGGGGTGGATTATACATTCACCGCTGTTTCCATGGGCAATCCTCACGCTGTCTTTTTTGTGGACAGCGTTGGAGAGGCTTCGGTTGAAACTGTAGGTCCTCTCGTAGAGCAAGCAGCCCTTTTTCCGGAAGGCACAAATGTGGAATTTATTTCGATCAAAAATGGCACGGAAATTGATTTTGCCGTGTGGGAGCGTGGCAGTGGCATGACGCAAGCGTGTGGAACCGGCGCTTGCGCGGCGGTTATAGCGGCAGTTTTAAATAAGAAAGTAAAAAAAGACGAAGCGATTGTGGTCCACTTGTCGGGTGGGGATTTAACGATCCGTTGGTCGTCGAAAGATGATCATGTTTGGATGAAAGGACCGGCAGTGACCGTTTGTACGGGCACGTACATGATAGATGGATGA